The following are encoded together in the Methylomonas methanica MC09 genome:
- the trpE gene encoding anthranilate synthase component I: protein MTPAQFTDYAQQGYNRIPVCREVLADLDTPLSAYLKLADGAYSYLFESVHGGEQWGRYSIIGLPCKTRVKISGNTISLEQDGADTQTFEHAQPLEWIEEFRQQYQVPDIEGLPRFNGGLVGYFGYETIGYIEPRLKSAGKPDPIGTPDILLMVSQDLLVFDNLSGKMLLLTHADPAQEGAYELAQARLAELVDKLHQLKAHPQPHPAVKQVHENDFVSGFTQQGFEDAVRKAKQYITDGDVMQVVLSQRMSIPFSASPLDLYRSLRCLNPSPYMYYLNLDGFHIVGSSPEILVRLEDDEVTVRPIAGTRPRGATHEQDQALEQELLADPKEIAEHLMLIDLGRNDAGRVAKIGSVKLTDKMIIERYSHVMHIVSNVTGQLQDGKNAFDVLAATFPAGTVSGAPKIRAMEIIDELEPVKRGIYSGAVGYISWSGNLDTAIAIRTAVIKDQTLHIQAGAGIVYDSVPRNEWDETMNKGRAVFRAVSMAEAGLGGKA, encoded by the coding sequence ATGACACCCGCGCAATTTACCGACTACGCCCAGCAGGGCTACAACCGCATCCCCGTCTGCCGCGAAGTGCTGGCCGACCTGGACACACCGCTCAGCGCCTATCTGAAATTGGCGGACGGAGCCTATTCTTATTTATTTGAATCGGTGCATGGCGGCGAGCAATGGGGGCGTTATTCCATCATCGGTTTACCGTGTAAAACCCGGGTTAAAATCAGCGGCAATACCATTTCGCTGGAACAGGACGGCGCGGATACCCAGACCTTCGAGCACGCCCAGCCGCTGGAATGGATAGAAGAATTTCGCCAACAATACCAAGTACCCGATATCGAAGGCTTGCCGCGTTTTAATGGCGGGCTGGTCGGTTATTTCGGCTACGAAACCATCGGTTATATAGAGCCGCGTTTAAAGTCGGCCGGCAAGCCCGACCCGATCGGCACACCGGACATTTTGTTGATGGTGTCTCAAGACTTGCTGGTGTTCGATAACCTGTCCGGCAAAATGTTGCTGTTGACGCATGCCGACCCGGCTCAGGAAGGCGCCTACGAACTGGCGCAAGCGCGGCTGGCCGAGCTGGTGGATAAACTGCACCAGCTTAAGGCGCATCCGCAGCCGCACCCGGCCGTCAAACAGGTGCATGAAAACGATTTCGTCTCCGGCTTTACTCAACAAGGCTTTGAAGACGCGGTGCGCAAGGCCAAGCAATATATTACCGACGGCGATGTCATGCAGGTGGTGTTGTCGCAACGTATGTCGATACCGTTCAGCGCCTCGCCGTTGGATCTTTACCGGTCGCTGCGCTGCCTGAATCCCTCGCCGTATATGTATTACCTGAATCTGGACGGTTTCCACATCGTCGGCTCCTCGCCGGAAATTTTGGTGCGGCTGGAAGACGATGAAGTGACGGTTCGGCCCATCGCCGGCACTCGCCCGCGCGGCGCCACACACGAACAGGACCAAGCACTGGAACAGGAGCTGCTGGCGGATCCCAAGGAAATCGCCGAACACTTGATGTTGATAGACTTGGGCCGCAACGATGCCGGCCGGGTGGCTAAAATAGGCAGCGTCAAACTGACCGACAAAATGATCATCGAGCGCTATTCGCATGTGATGCACATCGTCTCCAACGTCACCGGCCAGTTGCAGGACGGCAAGAATGCCTTCGATGTGCTGGCGGCGACCTTCCCTGCCGGCACCGTCAGCGGCGCACCGAAAATCCGGGCCATGGAAATTATCGATGAGCTGGAACCGGTCAAGCGCGGTATTTATTCCGGCGCAGTCGGTTACATTTCCTGGTCAGGCAACTTGGATACCGCGATTGCGATACGCACTGCAGTGATTAAAGATCAAACCCTGCATATCCAGGCCGGCGCAGGCATCGTTTACGATTCCGTGCCGCGCAACGAATGGGATGAAACAATGAATAAAGGTAGGGCGGTGTTTCGCGCCGTCAGCATGGCCGAAGCCGGTCTGGGAGGAAAAGCATGA
- a CDS encoding TIGR03862 family flavoprotein, translating into MRISDKSVAIVGAGPAGLMAAEVLITAGIKVDVYDAMPSAGRKFLMAGKGGMNITHAEAFEQFLTRYADHRRDLEASLRDFCPESLCAWVKGLGIDTFVGSSGRVFPTEMKAAPLLRAWLHRLREAGVHFHMRHRWQGWSGGGELSFVNSSGELLIEADATILALGGGSWPQLGSTGSWPPLLAQQGVEVLPLRPANCGFEVAWSEHLRERFAGQPLKAVRLNFTNAHGETFNQTGELMLTDYGLEGGLIYACSALLRDEIAAAGSARIFLDLCPDRDISNIKARLALPRGKASLANHLRKRLNLEGAKSALLREVLTTSAMQNPEILAGTLKALPVTLLATRPLAEAISSAGGVSFRALDAHLMLHQLPGTFCAGEMLDWEAPTGGYLLTACLATGRTAGLGALRWIRQN; encoded by the coding sequence ATGCGTATTTCAGATAAATCGGTGGCCATCGTAGGTGCGGGCCCGGCCGGGCTGATGGCGGCCGAAGTTTTAATTACGGCAGGTATCAAAGTAGATGTCTACGACGCCATGCCGTCCGCGGGACGCAAATTCCTAATGGCCGGTAAGGGCGGTATGAATATTACCCACGCCGAAGCCTTCGAACAATTTTTAACCCGTTACGCCGATCATCGCCGCGATCTGGAAGCGAGTTTGCGCGATTTCTGCCCGGAGTCTCTGTGCGCTTGGGTAAAAGGTTTAGGCATAGATACCTTTGTAGGCAGTTCCGGGCGGGTATTTCCTACCGAGATGAAAGCGGCACCCTTGTTGCGCGCTTGGCTGCACAGACTACGAGAGGCGGGGGTGCATTTTCATATGCGCCATCGCTGGCAGGGGTGGTCCGGCGGCGGCGAATTGAGCTTTGTTAACAGCTCGGGCGAATTGCTGATCGAAGCGGATGCCACCATTCTGGCCTTGGGTGGCGGCAGTTGGCCGCAATTGGGTTCTACGGGAAGTTGGCCGCCACTGTTAGCGCAACAAGGCGTTGAAGTTTTGCCTTTAAGACCGGCTAATTGCGGTTTCGAGGTGGCTTGGAGCGAACATCTCCGGGAACGCTTTGCCGGCCAGCCGTTAAAAGCGGTGCGTTTAAATTTCACCAATGCTCATGGTGAAACATTCAATCAGACCGGCGAACTGATGCTGACCGACTACGGTCTGGAAGGCGGACTGATTTACGCCTGCTCGGCGCTGTTGCGGGATGAAATTGCCGCGGCCGGTTCGGCGCGTATTTTTCTGGACTTGTGCCCCGATAGAGATATTTCCAACATCAAAGCCCGCTTGGCACTACCGCGCGGCAAGGCTTCTCTGGCCAATCATCTGCGCAAGCGCTTGAATCTGGAAGGGGCCAAATCGGCATTGCTGCGCGAAGTGCTAACGACCTCGGCTATGCAGAACCCGGAAATTCTGGCCGGCACCTTAAAGGCATTGCCGGTGACGCTGTTAGCGACTCGGCCTCTGGCGGAAGCCATCAGCAGTGCGGGCGGTGTCAGTTTTAGGGCATTGGATGCGCATTTAATGCTGCACCAACTGCCCGGTACTTTCTGTGCCGGCGAAATGCTGGATTGGGAAGCGCCCACGGGCGGTTATTTGCTGACCGCCTGCCTGGCAACCGGTCGAACAGCCGGGCTGGGCGCTTTGCGTTGGATACGGCAAAATTAA
- a CDS encoding anthranilate synthase component II: protein MSAVKVVMVDNYDSFTYNLVQYFGELGAEVTVVRNDEVSVADIAALKPDKIVISPGPCTPKEAGISVETIRAYAGKIPLLGVCLGHQSIGYAFGGNIIHAKQIMHGKVSQVYHNDVGVFKGLNNPFTATRYHSLVIEQATLPDCLEVTAWTQDENGGIDEIMGVRHKTLDIEGVQFHPESILTEHGHDMLRNFLQR from the coding sequence ATGAGCGCCGTCAAAGTGGTGATGGTCGATAATTACGACTCGTTTACCTACAATCTGGTGCAATATTTCGGCGAGCTCGGTGCCGAGGTCACGGTAGTCCGCAACGACGAAGTCAGCGTGGCCGACATAGCCGCGCTGAAGCCGGACAAAATCGTGATCTCTCCCGGTCCCTGTACACCCAAGGAAGCCGGCATCTCGGTCGAAACCATCCGTGCTTACGCCGGCAAAATTCCGCTTTTGGGTGTTTGTTTAGGCCACCAAAGTATCGGTTACGCCTTCGGCGGCAACATCATCCACGCCAAACAGATCATGCACGGCAAGGTCTCGCAGGTTTACCACAACGATGTCGGCGTCTTCAAAGGCCTGAACAACCCGTTCACCGCCACCCGCTACCATTCGCTGGTCATCGAACAAGCGACTTTGCCGGATTGCCTGGAGGTTACCGCCTGGACCCAAGATGAAAATGGCGGCATAGACGAAATCATGGGCGTACGGCATAAAACTCTGGATATCGAAGGCGTGCAATTCCACCCCGAGTCGATCCTGACCGAACATGGGCATGATATGTTGCGGAATTTTTTGCAGCGGTAA
- a CDS encoding nucleoside deaminase, whose product MNYEEMLDVAYAEAQTGFAEGGVPVGAALFEADGTLLGRGRNRRVQDDDPSVHGETDAFRKAGRQTDYRDKILVTTLAPCWYCSGLIRQFNIGTVVVGESANFEGHLDWLREAGVEIIELHDEKCTALMRRFIEQSPEIWFEDIGECHH is encoded by the coding sequence ATGAACTATGAAGAGATGCTTGACGTAGCCTATGCCGAAGCGCAAACCGGTTTCGCTGAAGGCGGAGTACCGGTTGGGGCGGCTTTGTTCGAGGCGGATGGCACACTATTGGGCCGCGGGCGTAACCGGCGGGTTCAGGACGACGATCCTTCTGTGCATGGCGAGACCGATGCCTTTCGCAAAGCCGGCCGCCAGACCGACTACCGCGACAAAATTCTGGTGACGACCTTGGCGCCTTGCTGGTATTGCTCGGGCCTGATTCGCCAGTTCAATATCGGTACCGTGGTGGTGGGGGAATCGGCAAACTTCGAAGGTCATTTGGATTGGCTGCGCGAAGCCGGTGTCGAAATTATCGAATTACACGATGAAAAATGCACGGCACTGATGCGGCGCTTTATCGAGCAATCGCCAGAAATCTGGTTCGAAGACATCGGCGAATGCCATCATTGA
- a CDS encoding fumarylacetoacetate hydrolase family protein translates to MKLVTLMHNGHRQIGAVVDDSVVIATGNIRHAEDMLTFLASGQEGMAAMRNLIAAGQHRHNLSDVQLLAPVPRPGKFLGIGLNYADHISETGREKPEYPTFFTKQSTCVIGNGAAIHCPEVSEKVDYEGELGFVIGKRCRHVPVEKAPEVIAGFTVCNDVTVRDWQHRTPTWTLGKSFDTHGPMGPWLVTADEIADPHNLILKTWVNDELRQNANTGEMLFNCYEMIAYLTQAMTLEPGDVISTGTPAGVGVKMKPRGYLKPGQSVRIEIEGIGCLTNPVIAEPEHFYVES, encoded by the coding sequence ATGAAACTGGTTACTTTGATGCATAACGGACACAGGCAAATCGGCGCAGTAGTCGACGACAGTGTGGTAATTGCCACCGGCAATATCAGGCATGCCGAAGATATGCTTACGTTTTTGGCTTCCGGGCAAGAAGGTATGGCTGCCATGCGGAATTTGATTGCCGCGGGCCAACATCGCCATAATTTGTCGGACGTACAACTTTTGGCGCCGGTTCCCAGGCCGGGTAAATTTCTGGGAATCGGTTTGAATTACGCAGACCATATCAGCGAAACCGGACGGGAAAAGCCCGAATATCCGACGTTTTTTACCAAACAAAGTACTTGTGTAATCGGGAATGGCGCTGCCATACACTGCCCCGAGGTATCGGAAAAAGTCGATTACGAGGGCGAACTGGGGTTTGTAATCGGTAAACGTTGCCGGCATGTGCCGGTCGAAAAAGCCCCTGAAGTGATTGCCGGTTTTACCGTTTGCAATGACGTCACCGTGCGGGATTGGCAGCATCGCACGCCTACCTGGACCTTGGGCAAGTCTTTCGACACGCATGGGCCGATGGGGCCGTGGCTGGTAACGGCCGACGAAATTGCCGATCCGCATAATTTAATTTTAAAAACCTGGGTGAATGACGAATTACGGCAAAACGCCAATACCGGCGAGATGCTGTTCAACTGCTATGAAATGATTGCCTATTTAACCCAAGCCATGACCTTGGAGCCGGGCGATGTGATCAGCACCGGTACGCCGGCCGGGGTAGGGGTAAAAATGAAGCCGCGCGGTTATTTGAAACCCGGCCAGAGCGTGCGAATTGAAATTGAAGGTATAGGCTGTTTGACTAATCCGGTGATTGCCGAACCTGAACATTTTTACGTTGAGTCATAG